GTCGGCGACGACATCTTCACCGAGCAGGCGGCGTCCACGATGTTCACCCTCGGCCAGCTCGGGCTCGTCCTGTTGGTGCTCGTCCCGCTCATGCTCGGCATCCTCACGTTCGTCGTCCCGCTGCAGGTCGGCGCCAACACGATCGCCTTCCCCCGCGCAGCCGCACTGGCGTTCTGGACCTGGCTGATCTCGGCCGGCGTGCTCATCACCGCCAACGCCATCGACGGCGGGTTCGGGGGCGGCCGTCCCGAGGCGGTCGACCTCATGCTCGTCTCGCTCCTCGGCGTCGTGGCGGCGCTGGTGCTGGGTGCCGTCTGCGTGATCACGACGGCCATCACCCTGCGCACCCCGGGCATGTCGCTCGACCGGGTGCCCGCCACCACCTGGGCGGGGATGGTCGGCGCCTCGATGTGGGTGCTCAGCCTCCCGATCCTCGCCGCGAACCTGGTGCTCGTCTACATCGACCACCGCTACGGGCGCCCGAGCGACTTCGGTGTCGGGGCCAACCAGTTCGCCCAGGTCTCGTGGGTGCTCACCCAGCCCCAGACCTACGCGTTCCTGATCCCGGGCCTCGGCATCCTCACCGACCTCTTCACCACCCTCGGCGGCACCCGTCAGGCCAACCGGGGCTTCGTGCTCTTCGGCATCGGGGCCTTCGCCGCCTTCAGCTTCGGTGCCTTCGCCCAGCCGTACTTCTACCCCGACGTGGCCGACCACGCCGTCTGGGCGGGCTACTCGATCCTCATCGTGCTGCCCGTCCTGTTGCTCGTCGGGGCGTGGGCCGCGACGTTGCGAGCCGGGCGGCCGCCCGCCAAGGCGGCGGTCGGGCTGGGGATCGTCGCCGTCCTGTTGCTCCTGACCGTCGCGGTGGCCGGCGTGCTCCACGTCATCACCCCGCTCGATCTGCGCCAGTCCGCCGACTTCGCCAACGGCATGCTCGCCCTCGTCGTGGCCGCCGGGCTGAGCGCCGCGACGGCCGGCCTCTACTACTGGTCGCCCAAGATCCGGGGCCGATTCGCCAACGAGGGGATCGCGAAGCTGTCCGTCCTGGCGTTCCTCGGCGGCGGCGTCCTCGCCGGCCTCCCGCTGCTGGTCCTCGGGTTCGCCAACCGCTTCGACGGCCTCGCCGACGCCGCCGACGCCCTCAACGGCATCGCCGCCGCAGGGGCCGCCATCATGGCCCTGGCCGTCGCTGCCGCCGCAGCCGCACTCCTCCTCGGCACCAAGGGCGAGGCGCCCGCCGACGACGCATGGGGCTCGGGCCAGTCGCTCGAGTGGGCCACGGCGTCGCCGCCGGTGCCCGGCAACTTCGGCGAGCTCCCCGTCGTCGGGTCGCCCGAACCGCTCCTCGACACGGCCGGCACGGCCGAGGAGGCCTGACGATGGTCGCCGTCACCCGTTC
The Acidimicrobiales bacterium genome window above contains:
- a CDS encoding cbb3-type cytochrome c oxidase subunit I, with product MAITDTRPEVETGGDAEVDAEVLTTSPETVFGSGDHLTLGRLWIGASLVFGVAGWVLTALVGANQVGDDIFTEQAASTMFTLGQLGLVLLVLVPLMLGILTFVVPLQVGANTIAFPRAAALAFWTWLISAGVLITANAIDGGFGGGRPEAVDLMLVSLLGVVAALVLGAVCVITTAITLRTPGMSLDRVPATTWAGMVGASMWVLSLPILAANLVLVYIDHRYGRPSDFGVGANQFAQVSWVLTQPQTYAFLIPGLGILTDLFTTLGGTRQANRGFVLFGIGAFAAFSFGAFAQPYFYPDVADHAVWAGYSILIVLPVLLLVGAWAATLRAGRPPAKAAVGLGIVAVLLLLTVAVAGVLHVITPLDLRQSADFANGMLALVVAAGLSAATAGLYYWSPKIRGRFANEGIAKLSVLAFLGGGVLAGLPLLVLGFANRFDGLADAADALNGIAAAGAAIMALAVAAAAAALLLGTKGEAPADDAWGSGQSLEWATASPPVPGNFGELPVVGSPEPLLDTAGTAEEA